The genomic interval CTTCAATGAAAATGCCCCTGGTCCTGAAATTAAAATATTCCTGCAAAGGCTGAAAGTAAGCGGCACGGTTAGCGATGAAGCAACCGGCGAAACTTTACCCGGAGTAAGCATTCATGTAGAAGGCTCACAAACCGGGACAATCACCGATGTAAACGGGAAATACAGCATAGAGGTACCGGATGCCAATTCGATATTGCTATTCTCCATTGTGGGTTATCGTACTGAAAGAATTTCTGTTTCCGGGCGAACAACTATTGATGTTAAATTAACCTCTGAAGAAAAGAAGCTGGAAGAAATAGTTGTAGTAGGTTATGGTACCCAGAAGAAAGTCAATTTAACCGGGGCTGTTTCTTCGCTAAATGGCGACAATGTTGCCCAAAAGCCTGTTACCCAGCTTTCTGCTGCTTTACAGGGACTGGCTCCTGGGGTTACGATTACTCAAAGTACCGGTCAGCCGGGTGTTGATGCCGGCACCATCCGTATCAGGGGTGTTGGAACCTTGAATAATAATAATCCACTCGTTTTGGTTGATGGAGTTGAATATGATATCAACAATGTAGATGCAAATGATGTAGAAAATATTTCCATACTTAAAGATGCAGCAGCATCCTCAATTTACGGTGTCCGGGCTGCAAA from Bacteroidota bacterium carries:
- a CDS encoding carboxypeptidase-like regulatory domain-containing protein, yielding MMRLSVLICMITAIHISAMTYTPASRISIKLRNTNIRQTSWGTGQSQGLTFLFNENAPGPEIKIFLQRLKVSGTVSDEATGETLPGVSIHVEGSQTGTITDVNGKYSIEVPDANSILLFSIVGYRTERISVSGRTTIDVKLTSEEKKLEEIVVVGYGTQKKVNLTGAVSSLNGDNVAQKPVTQLSAALQGLAPGVTITQSTGQPGVDAGTIRIRGVGTLNNNNPLVLVDGVEYDINNVDANDVENISILKDAAASSIYGVRAA